One Denticeps clupeoides chromosome 12, fDenClu1.1, whole genome shotgun sequence genomic window carries:
- the LOC114800640 gene encoding msx2-interacting protein isoform X2 translates to MVRETRHLWVGNLPEHVREEKIVEHFKRYGRVESVKVLRKRGSEGGVAAFVDFVDIKSAQKAHNAVNKMGDRDLRTDYNEPGSVPSAVRGLEDSPASSSHGRDVSGFSRATVGAVYGPPVSLHTREGRYERRLDGSDSRERTYDHSPYGHHDRSAAFDRTRHYSTDYYRDRAMFAPGVSSSAAASAIGGSFDTPDAHFESRIRDPFTLSSAARRDPYRDDRGRRVDRTYHHRRSRSSHSSQSRHPSPQRTTGQASKQPHSPKRATVSPSRGPRSQSRSRSSSSDSVSSTSSTGSGSSDSNSSSSERSRTRSVQSAATHPPPAPPPLSLDSDEPRRSFGIKVQNLPVRSTDTSLKDGLFHEFKKYGKVTSVQIHGASEERYGLVFFRQQEDQEKALSVSKGKLFFGMLIEVTAWNGPETESENEFRPLDGRIDEFHPKATRTLFIGNLEKTTNYQQLLDVFQRFGEIVDIDIKRVNGVPQYAFVQYSDIASVCKAIKKMDGEYLGANRLKLGFGKSMPTSCVWLDGLASNITEQYLTRHFCRYGHVVKVVFDRLKGMALILYNNTDFAQAAVRETKGWKIGGNKIKVDFASQESQMAFYRSMQASGQDIRDFYEIQSERREDRRPPYHDFTAERAYYENVRAPGLYAEDPRRDYPARSRDRYAELEHYQGEHYDPRFHEDPREYRDYRDPFEQDIRKYSYIQRERERERERFEADRSRWSPSHQRRPITPSASSSPSERVPREAERRVYRHSSERSGSCSSLSPPPPAQFEKLDKSPVDYKPEERDVEAVELERVGVAERGKRVRRKDKGDKEKGEKTKSRRAKVPSPATPHSETDKEATLDSLSKVKVLDVDTTEKQRHKGDMEDSTADQLSRSEPQKSDRFDQGKGEASDRDGKTRQKKHNKSDSVNEGKDLFQDSDRLAARKRRFGEPSGKGIRQKRGRIEEENPGLVLQSDSGPTVFAKEPDGDLKGLEKEAHNRDQTKMKPERLVSNYSQKDEQHPGAIAGRESSSAVRQGEPSDVNTEVPDPQSGPSVLRLFSHDGSLDQDNKPREDYMSLDIDLSQSYRKQMEQNRKLRQQLQEPDKQGKPGSPPSLDSEDFEHCSLVHEVGKPPQDVTDNSPSSKKKQESFESEQSSKRERVYRTFRPKSEDPEWNNSPRLQHPPQHPDEDFLDMPHLMTVKDLKQPPKHDVHPELELSVKRVHTTQMSKLSTSLHGSVDEQHKRWESRLKQEVLPDLNFSSAGRKRLNRKHLDYGLWHDLEPGEVRSDSEEDREHKSSSPVASTSVSLPERQRMERLSDSKIATSLERNKFYSFALDQTITPDTKALLERAKSLSSSREDNWSFLDYDSHFASFRSRKDTEKVETAPRPTPSWYMKKKKIRSESEDKLDERKEDPKPEEQERRELFASRFLHSSIFEQDSRRLQHLERKHEDPEHGLGYNTSQQGPAEGQLDPEPVVLFHSRFLELTRLQQQKDKEQSQQEAKKSDVIESNRSDKSPEGEQHPQLPSNVHEPVSNPDINPVSPLQIVPVFQGNFTPKEIFASVEKSAPQISSQVSSLPSKEPCDPQPVPRSQPVHEAFPVHNSPKLVEINEVTEVKEVAINHQPEVSLSDIKDVSKPYASSSEVQFAETLENSVQPKPEADPELPTNVIPNPAEDLQTSPETPATPMEVASQVKQDDQPGINSVEFPHTYSVGEPVSPPQKSKSKKNKAYTTAPAATVASPSSSDKQATRKSERIDREKLKRGSSPRGETSKNAGKSPVQGVEAEHNTEQSISLGRTRRRNVRSVYATPVEDEPTSQAVKDAESPRPARKRGGDKDSAAHQTEQESLTTPRRGRPPKNRRQGDDSSTVKGDRTKSGEPKELDNNDLGNIEAVGKTFKSKNSPPKVQMCQVPPFSTTAMVKKGDKEKAPENVTEQLDTSAEVDPKESTLPNDSEHLVQRGQKKEEHSQQNTLKETEPGKVYEKSSGNKAEKPIEPVTEEQPCTIYGRSKGTRLSRNTKLATEDKSLGLKNLRIRLDLTEVKAMLQSSEEEPINEHLNQKNEVHVAPKERGGHNVEREMNLSDSKITLPSETVLSRQIELQQAVENIVPRSPQTEPSPTVLHIAEDPEPETEEEKPVNPASDPELVLAINSITSDMSCTLPQELVLDSEQEAQPFSTEPDNSSPSGQEELAPAGTPRKGTKGRLKIQKKSKSQKPATGRKDSVKDGVLDTECTLLPVPDSVGPESQTDTSASTAAMVITVSPKQKVNVTDISKVSEEPPKYEPDPLRVTHTVNKSPTLFKPQQHFDCAVPSLSPTGVSLKSSHNSRVSLSPSDQNQLRDAGIHAPVTSVIPKESPVISPDGPDPDSNSSDLRKILMKAKNISVASSVPGNLRENPPSLESVVNKPSLIDSRQTSLTAQPMICSSSSLSSTEPKQIFGEKAVISVIASTATSVISRICNPTETEEKAKINPLMEKPLPKQVYQPKVEDSGTYHGSNVGDDGGNAGRFVVESGNLTTGPSLGLRVNTSEGVVVLSHSGQKIEGKSAKVSAKISPIPPASPADMESQQLVSMPQIKPELYTQTPTAKGSVIPSDIVHSLKAQSSITSKQENVGLDKKESAYQSSQSGVVKRLPQTGSSQVMGYHLTEFPMVLKHPKKGDGSEPLSDGSKPWPSAISPAISPHLTSPSGNHVPFNPPSDRASSHLGGMKEPRSPRKSGHPHSPFTKGSSSPKGMPVMIATGIPTIPQYVHHSEQSVIMPPHSSHATIGRLSPHRVSQAVQIGHLSQGDVRVNTPPLAMLNYGIHSDPLGSPWSGPPQQRSASPQAVGNRDVVMKVNPGSARSHETVDEESRRFHQVMGRPSAPPLKPESLQPEYRAGLSSALQLDRYNMQQREMRILMHHQQGERPATELHLGNEGVPSSSAPTSITASLSPRAHLLGKGMSDMDSSKPVDVKRPSSPVCKDAMIRGTMSAIASPQRVPIHQEYQAVYTNIRGVPQQFVENPPLSLNQPPLIASSQASQDVNHSQLQNDTNLEQVGYQSVDMVQLLTKYPIIWQGLLALKNDTVAVQLHFVCGNKALALRSLPLPEGGALLRIVQRMRLEASQLESVARRMTGESEFCLLLAMPCGRDQDDVVIQSQALRAAFINYLQAKLAAGIINVPNPGSNQPAYVLQIFPPCEFSESHLSRLAPDLFSRISSISPQHLMIVITSV, encoded by the exons ATGGTTCGGGAAACCAGACACCTCTGGGTCGGAAACTTACCCGAACACGTTCGCGAGGAGAAGATCGTGGAACATTTTAAACG GTATGGACGAGTGGAGAGTGTCAAGGTCCTGCGCAAGCGGGGCTCTGAAGGTGGCGTGGCGGCGTTTGTGGATTTTGTGGACATTAAAAGTGCACAGAAGGCTCACAATGCAGTCAACAAGATGGGAGACCGAGATCTGCGCACAGACTACAATGAGCCTGGCTCCGTTCCCAGCGCGGTTCGGGGTCTGGAGGACAGTCCTGCCTCGAGCAGTCATGGCAGGGATGTTTCGGGGTTCTCAAGGGCCACTGTTGGGGCAGTTTATGGACCCCCAGTGTCCCTCCACACCAGAGAGGGGCGCTATGAACGCAGACTAGACGG ctcagacagccgAGAACGTACATACGATCACAGTCCCTATGGACACCATGACCGCAGTGCTGCCTTTGATAGGACACGGCACTACAGCACAGACTATTATCGTGACCGTGCAATGTTTGCCCCAGGAGTCAGCTCTAGTGCGGCAGCAAGTGCAATTGGAGGAAGTTTTGACACCCCTGACGCTCATTTTGAGTCCCGCATTCGTGACCCCTTTACCCTGTCCAGTGCAGCACGGCGGGACCCATACCGCGACGACCGGGGGCGGCGCGTGGACCGAACGTACCACCACCGTCGCAGCCGATCTTCACACTCCTCACAGTCACGCCACCCTTCCCCTCAAAGGACCACTGGGCAAGCCTCTAAACAGCCACACTCCCCtaagagggccacagtgtcaCCAAGCCGAGGACCACGGTCCCAGTCTCGTAGCAGATCATCCAGTTCGGACTCGgtcagcagcaccagcagcaccgGCAGTGGCAG cagtGACTCAAACAGCAGTTCCAGTGAGAGATCTCGGACGCGCTCCGTCCAGTCGGCAGCAACACACCCTCCTCCCGCACCTCCGCCGCTTTCTTTAGACAGTGATGAGCCTCGCAGGAGCTTTGGCATTAAGGTTCAAAACCTGCCTGTCCGCTCTAcgg ACACCAGTCTAAAAGATGGATTGTTCCACGAGTTTAAGAAATATGGTAAGGTAACATCGGTACAGATACACGGCGCGTCTGAGGAGCGATACGGCCTGGTGTTCTTCAGACAGCAAGAAGACCAAGAGAAGGCCCTAAGTGTCTCTAAAGGAAAGTTGTTCTTTGGAATGCTCATTGAGGTCACAGCTTGGAATGGCCCTG agacagagagtgaaAATGAGTTCAGGCCTCTGGATGGGCGGATAGATGAATTTCACCCAAAAGCTACTCGTACACTCTTTATTGGAAATCTGGAAAAGACAACCAACTACCAGCAGCTGCTTGATGTGTTCCAGCGATTTGGAGAAATTGTg GATATAGACATTAAAAGAGTTAATGGAGTTCCTCAGTATGCCTTTGTGCAGTACTCTGATATTGCTAGTGTCTGCAAGGCTATAAAGAAGATGGATGGAGAATACCTTGGGGCCAATCGCTTAAAg CTGGGTTTTGGAAAGAGTATGCCAACGTCATGTGTGTGGCTGGATGGTTTAGCCTCCAATATCACAGAGCAGTATCTGACACGACACTTCTGTCGCTACGGACACGTAGTCAAG GTTGTGTTTGACAGACTGAAAGGAATGGCTCTCATCCTGTACAACAACACAGACTTTGCACAGGCGGCAGTTCGAGAGACCAAAGGTTGGAAAATTGGTGGCAATAAAATTAAG GTGGATTTTGCCAGTCAAGAGAGCCAGATGGCCTTTTATCGCTCAATGCAGGCATCTGGTCAGGACATACGAGACTTCTATGAAATTCAGTCAGAAAGGAG GGAGGACCGTAGGCCTCCGTACCATGATTTCACAGCAGAGAGGGCATATTATGAGAACGTGCGTGCTCCGGGACTATATGCCGAGGACCCTCGCCGTGATTACCCTGCCAGAAGTCGGGATCGCTATGCAGAACTGGAACATTACCAGGGTGAACACTATGACCCGCGTTTTCACGAAGATCCTCGTGAATACAGGGATTACAGAGACCCTTTTGAGCAGGACATTCGGAAGTACAGCTACATTCAACGCGAGCGGGAACGAGAGCGCGAGCGGTTCGAAGCAGATCGCAGTCGGTGGAGCCCTTCTCACCAGCGACGCCCCATTACTCCCAGTGCCTCATCATCACCATCGGAACGTGTCCCCAGGGAAGCGGAGCGGCGCGTCTACAGGCACTCTTCTGAGCGGAGTGGTAGCTGCAGCTCACTTTCTCCACCACCACCCGCCCAGTTTGAAAAGCTGGACAAGTCGCCTGTTGATTATAAGCCAGAAGAGCGGGACGTGGAGGCAGTTGAACTGGAGCGTGTTGGTGTGGCCGAGCGAGGCAAGCGAGTTAGACGTAAAGACAAAGGTGATaaagagaaaggagagaaaacaAAGTCAAGAAGAGCTAAAGTTCCATCTCCTGCTACTCCTCATTCAGAGACTGACAAAGAAGCCACTTTGGATAGTTTGTCGAAAGTAAAGGTTTTGGATGTAGACACTACTGAGAAGCAGCGACACAAAGGTGATATGGAAGATTCTACTGCTGATCAATTATCCCGTTCAGAACCTCAGAAATCAGACCGATTTGATCAAGGAAAGGGGGAAGCATCAGATAGGGATGGAAAAACAAGGCAGAAGAAGCACAACAAATCTGACTCTGTAAATGAAGGAAAAGATTTGTTCCAGGACTCTGATCGCTTGGCCGCTCGGAAAAGACGCTTTGGAGAACCTAGTGGAAAAGGTATTAGACAGAAAAGGGGTCGAATTGAAGAGGAAAACCCTGGCCTTGTTCTGCAGTCAGATTCCGGACCTACAGTATTTGCAAAAGAACCTGACGGAGATTTGAAGGGGTTAGAAAAGGAGGCACACAACAGAGACCAAACTAAAATGAAACCCGAGAGGCTGGTTTCAAATTACAGCCAGAAAGATGAACAGCATCCCGGCGCAATCGCCGGGAGAGAATCAAGTTCAGCGGTACGACAAggggagccttctgatgttaacaCGGAGGTCCCAGACCCCCAGTCTGGACCGAGTGTCTTAAGACTGTTTTCTCATGATGGAAGTCTGGATCAGGACAATAAGCCCAGGGAAGACTATATGTCTCTTGATATAGACCTTTCCCAGAGTTATAGAAAGCAGATGGAACAAAATCGGAAGCTGCGCCAGCAGCTTCAAGAACCTGATAAACAAGGAAAGCCAGGGAGCCCTCCTAGCTTGGACAGCGAAGACTTTGAGCATTGCAGTCTGGTACATGAGGTTGGAAAACCACCTCAGGATGTTACAGATAATTCTCCATCATCCAAAAAGAAGCAGGAGTCATTTGAGTCTGAACAAAGTTCTAAAAGGGAACGTGTCTACAGAACATTCCGGCCAAAAAGCGAAGACCCGGAGTGGAATAACTCCCCCCGACTTCAGCACCCTCCTCAGCACCCAGACGAGGATTTTCTGGACATGCCACACCTTATGACCGTCAAAGACCTTAAGCAGCCCCCAAAACATGATGTCCACCCAGAACTGGAACTCTCAGTCAAACGAGTACACACCACACAAATGTCGAAACTGAGTACTTCTTTACACGGAAGCGTTGATGAGCAGCATAAGCGTTGGGAAAGCAGATTAAAACAAGAGGTGCTGCCCGACCTAAATTTCAGTAGTGCAGGAAGAAAGAGGCTCAATAGAAAGCATTTGGACTATGGTCTCTGGCACGACCTGGAACCGGGAGAAGTAAGATCAGACTCCGAAGAGGACCGCGAACACAAGTCGAGTTCTCCAGTGGCCTCTACGTCCGTGTCCCTCCCAGAGAGACAAAGAATGGAGAGGCTGTCTGACAGTAAAATAGCCACGTCATTGGAACGAAATAAATTCTATTCGTTTGCACTAGACCAGACAATTACTCCAGACACAAAAGCCCTGCTCGAAAGAGCCAAGTCTTTGTCTTCCTCAAGGGAGGACAACTGGTCTTTCCTGGATTACGATTCACACTTTGCTAGCTTTCGAAGTAGAAAGGATACAGAGAAGGTTGAAACGGCACCACGACCCACACCCTCGTGgtacatgaaaaagaaaaaaattcgaAGTGAATCGGAGGATAAGCTTGATGAACGAAAGGAAGATCCCAAACCTGAAGAACAAGAGAGACGGGAGCTTTTTGCTTCTAGGTTCCTACATAGCTCCATTTTTGAACAAGACTCTAGACGCCTCCAGCACTTAGAAAGAAAACATGAAGACCCTGAACATGGTCTGGGGTACAATACTTCCCAGCAAGGGCCCGCTGAGGGCCAGCTAGACCCAGAACCAGTTGTACTTTTTCACAGTCGTTTTTTGGAATTGACGCGGCTACAACAGCAAAAAGACAAAGAACAGTCACAGCAGGAAGCTAAGAAAAGTGATGTCATCGAAAGCAACCGATCAGACAAGTCACCGGAAGGAGAGCAGCACCCTCAGCTACCTTCTAATGTCCACGAACCTGTTTCAAATCCAGACATTAATCCGGTCAGTCCCCTTCAAATTGTCCCTGTGTTCCAGGGTAATTTTACACCAAAAGAGATTTTCGCATCAGTTGAAAAATCTGCTCCTCAAATTTCATCCCAGGTTTCAAGTTTGCCATCTAAAGAGCCGTGTGATCCCCAGCCTGTGCCTCGGTCACAACCTGTGCATGAGGCCTTCCCTGTTCATAACAGTCCAAAGTTAGTGGAGATAAACGAAGTGACTGAAGTAAAGGAAGTAGCGATCAATCACCAGCCTGAAGTATCACTTAGTGATATCAAAGATGTTAGCAAACCGTATGCTTCTTCCAGTGAAGTACAATTTGCTGAGACGTTGGAGAATAGTGTTCAGCCAAAACCTGAAGCTGATCCTGAATTGCCCACCAATGTCATTCCAAACCCCGCTGAGGACTTGCAGACATCTCCAGAAACACCGGCTACCCCGATGGAGGTGGCATCACAGGTCAAGCAGGATGATCAGCCGGGCATTAATTCGGTAGAATTCCCTCATACCTATTCAGTGGGAGAGCCCGTTTCACCCCctcaaaaatccaaaagcaaGAAGAATAAAGCTTACACTACAGCACCCGCAGCTACTGTGGCATCGCCAAGCAGCTCTGACAAACAAGCCACGCGGAAGAGTGAACGTATCGACAGGGAGAAACTGAAACGAGGGTCTTCCCCTCGAGGAGAAACATCCAAGAATGCTGGCAAGTCTCCTGTTCAGGGTGTTGAGGCCGAGCacaatactgagcaaagcatctcTCTTGGAAGGACGAGGCGCAGGAATGTGCGTTCTGTGTATGCTACCCCGGTAGAAGATGAGCCTACTTCACAGGCCGTGAAGGATGCGGAGTCCCCGCGTCCTGCTCGGAAGCGTGGAGGCGACAAGGACTCAGCGGCACACCAGACTGAGCAAGAGAGCCTGACAACACCTCGGCGAGGACGTCCTCCAAAGAATCGACGTCAGGGAGATGATTCATCAACTGTGAAAGGAGATCGCACGAAATCAGGAGAGCCCAAGGAACTGGATAATAATGATTTGGGCAACATTGAAGCTGTTGGTAAAACATTTAAGAGCAAAAACTCTCCACCAAAAGTACAAATGTGCCAAGTGCCCCCATTTAGTACAACTGCAATGGTTAAGAAGGGAGACAAGGAAAAAGCTCCTGAAAATGTAACAGAGCAACTAGACACTTCTGCAGAGGTTGATCCCAAGGAGTCTACTTTGCCGAATGACTCTGAACACCTTGTTCAAAGGGGGcaaaagaaagaagaacatTCCCAACAGAATACTTTAAAGGAAACCGAACCTGGTAAAGTTTATGAGAAAAGTTCTGGAAACAAGGCTGAGAAGCCCATTGAACCAGTCACTGAGGAACAGCCCTGTACTATATATGGGAGGTCGAAAGGAACAAGATTAAGCCGAAACACTAAGCTCGCTACTGAAGACAAGTCTCTTGGTCTCAAAAATCTTCGAATTCGACTTGATTTGACTGAGGTTAAAGCCATGCTTCAGTCTAGTGAAGAGGAGCCTATTAATGAACATTTGAATCAAAAGAACGAGGTTCATGTTGCACCAAAAGAGCGTGGTGGCCATAATGTGGAAAGAGAAATGAATTTATCTGATTCAAAGATTACTCTTCCATCTGAAACTGTGCTTTCTCGTCAAATTGAACTTCAGCAGGCTGTAGAAAACATTGTTCCCCGGAGTCCTCAGACAGAGCCATCTCCTACAGTTCTTCACATCGCAGAAGACCCAGAGCCTGAGACAGAAGAAGAGAAGCCTGTTAATCCTGCTAGTGACCCTGAACTTGTGCTGGCTATTAATTCAATTACATCCGACATGTCTTGCACATTGCCACAAGAACTTGTCCTGGATTCAGAACAGGAAGCTCAGCCTTTTAGTACAGAACCAGATAACAGTTCACCTTCAGGTCAAGAGGAGTTAGCTCCTGCAGGCACGCCTAGAAAAGGGACAAAGGGACGATTGAAAATTCAGAAGAAATCCAAGAGTCAGAAGCCAGCTACAGGACGTAAAGATTCTGTGAAAGATGGAGTATTAGATACTGAATGCACCTTGCTTCCTGTACCAGATTCAGTAGGTCCTGAATCACAAACAGATACCAGTGCTTCTACTGCAGCCATGGTTATTACTGTTTCCCCTAAGCAAAAGGTTAATGTTACGGATATTTCCAAGGTATCAGAAGAACCACCAAAATATGAACCGGACCCCCTTCGTGTGACCCATACTGTTAATAAGAGCCCAACACTTTTCAAACCGCAGCAGCACTTTGACTGTGCAGTTCCTTCTCTTTCACCAACTGGTGTTTCGCTAAAATCTTCACATAACAGTCGGGTTTCCCTCTCTCCTTCAGATCAAAATCAATTAAGAGATGCTGGTATTCATGCACCTGTGACTTCTGTAATTCCTAAAGAGAGTCCAGTTATATCCCCTGATGGCCCAGACCCTGACTCTAATAGCAGCGACTTGCGCAAGATCTTAATGAAGGCCAAAAATATCTCTGTTGCAAGTAGTGTGCCTGGAAACTTGAGGGAGAATCCACCCTCGCTGGAGTCTGTAGTTAACAAGCCTTCTCTGATTGATAGCAGACAGACATCGCTGACAGCTCAGCCTATGATCTGCTCATCAAGCTCACTGTCATCCACTGAACCGAAACAGATCTTTGGTGAGAAGGCAGTGATTTCTGTCATTGCTTCCACTGCTACCTCAGTCATAAGTCGCATTTGCAACCCAACTGAAACTGAGGAAAAGGCAAAAATCAACCCCTTAATGGAAAAACCTCTTCCAAAACAGGTTTATCAGCCTAAGGTGGAAGATAGTGGTACTTACCATGGATCAAATGTGGGTGATGATGGGGGAAATGCTGGACGTTTTGTAGTCGAAAGTGGAAATCTTACCACTGGTCCAAGTTTAGGCCTGAGGGTAAACACCTCAGAAGGAGTTGTAGTATTAAGTCACTCGGGTCAAAAGATTGAAGGAAAAAGTGCCAAAGTTAGTGCCAAAATTAGCCCCATCCCACCAGCAAGTCCTGCAGATATGGAGTCCCAGCAGTTGGTGTCCATGCCCCAAATTAAGCCGGAGCTTTATACTCAGACGCCTACTGCAAAGGGTTCTGTTATTCCATCTGACATTGTTCATTCACTTAAGGCTCAGTCTTCAATAACCTCCAAGCAAGAAAATGTTGGTTTGGATAAGAAGGAATCTGCATATCAAAGTTCTCAAAGTGGTGTTGTAAAACGGTTACCACAAACAGGCAGTTCCCAGGTTATGGGTTACCATCTCACCGAATTCCCAATGGTGTTAAAACACCCAAAAAAGGGCGATGGGTCAGAACCTCTGAGTGATGGGTCTAAACCTTGGCCATCTGCTATAAGTCCAGCCATAAGCCCACATCTTACCTCTCCTTCTGGTAATCATGTTCCTTTTAACCCACCTTCTGACAGAGCTTCTTCTCACCTTGGTGGCATGAAAGAACCTCGTTCACCTCGAAAATCAGGCCATCCTCACTCTCCATTTACAAAAGGCTCCTCTTCACCCAAAGGCATGCCAGTAATGATAGCCACTGGCATACCTACCATACCACAGTATGTCCACCACTCTGAGCAGTCTGTCATCATGCCACCCCACAGTTCTCATGCCACCATTGGCAGGCTTTCTCCTCACCGTGTCAGTCAGGCTGTTCAAATTGGACACCTGTCTCAAGGAGATGTAAGAGTGAATACACCTCCTCTGGCAATGCTGAACTATGGAATCCATTCAGACCCTCTTGGATCTCCTTGGTCTGGACCTCCTCAGCAGCGTTCAGCATCTCCACAAGCAGTTGGAAATAGAGATGTGGTCATGAAGGTGAACCCCGGCAGTGCAAGGTCTCATGAAACGGTGGATGAGGAATCCAGGCGCTTTCATCAAGTGATGGGAAGGCCATCTGCCCCTCCCCTGAAACCAGAATCTCTCCAGCCAGAGTACCGTGCCGGTCTGTCAAGTGCTCTGCAACTGGACCGATACAACATGCAACAGCGGGAAATGCGGATTCTTATGCATCACCAGCAGGGGGAGCGCCCAGCTACGGAGTTGCACCTTGGCAACGAGGGGGTTCCGTCTTCCTCGGCACCTACCAGCATCACGGCGTCTTTATCTCCACGGGCTCATCTGCTGGGGAAGGGCATGTCTGACATGGATTCCTCAAAACCGGTAGATGTAAAAAGGCCTTCTTCACCGGTTTGCAAAGATGCAATGATTCGTGGAACGATGTCTGCAATTGCTTCACCTCAGCGAGTACCCATACACCAAGAATATCAAGCCGTCTACACGAACATTCGAGGCGTTCCGCAACAGTTCGTAGAGAATCCACCCTTAAGTCTTAACCAGCCTCCGCTTATTGCGTCTTCACAG GCTTCTCAAGATGTGAACCATAGCCAACTACAGAATGACACTAATCTGGAGCAAGTAGGGTACCAGTCTGTGGACATGGTCCAGCTTTTGACC AAATACCCTATTATATGGCAAGGCTTACTAGCGTTGAAAAACGACACCGTGGCGGTTCAGCTGCACTTTGTGTGTGGCAACAAGGCTCTGGCGCTGCGCTCCCTGCCCCTGCCTGAGGGTGGCGCTCTTCTGCGCATAGTTCAGAGAATGAGGCTAGAGGCTTCTCAGTTGGAGAGTGTGGCTCGTAGAATGACT GGCGAAAGCGAGTTCTGCCTTTTGTTGGCCATGCCTTGTGGACGGGACCAGGATGATGTTGTAATCCAGTCCCAGGCCTTAAGAGCAGCATTTATCAACTACCTGCAAGCAAAGTTAGCTGCAGGGATAATAAATGTTCCAAATCCAGGCTCCAATCAG CCAGCCTATGTGTTGCAGATATTCCCACCCTGTGAGTTTTCAGAAAGTCACTTGTCCAGGCTCGCACCAGACCTCTTCAGCAGGATCTCCAGCATCAGCCCTCAGCACCTCATGATTGTTATTACCTCTGTATGA